A genome region from Syntrophomonadaceae bacterium includes the following:
- a CDS encoding thiolase family protein has product MREVFIVSAARTAIGRFGGTLRTVSARDLAKAAILAALEKAGLKPDQVDEVIMGEARQSTENANVARVAALATGIPEEVPAYTINRLCASAMQALNCGCQQIMLGESGIVVVGGTENMSRSPHYLRNGRFGDEELQLIDPNIEGGSRAQPVETYGSNLGMGQTAENVAEEFHISREDQDLFALRSQELAARAIAEGKFQAEIVPVDVMGKKGSVQFAVDEFPRPDTSLVALAKLKPAFKPGGSVTAGNSCGRNDGASAMVVMSGDKVKSLGVKPLARVVGIAVAGVSPRVMGIGPVPAVAKVLDKTGLTLADIDLIELNEAFAAQALAVIRELSLDLEKINVNGGAIALGHPLGSTGTRLIVTLLHEMARRQSRYGLATLCVGGGQGMATIVEMV; this is encoded by the coding sequence ATGCGCGAAGTATTTATTGTCAGCGCAGCCAGGACGGCGATCGGAAGGTTTGGCGGCACCTTAAGGACAGTTTCCGCAAGGGACCTGGCCAAAGCGGCGATCCTTGCGGCGTTGGAAAAGGCCGGGCTTAAGCCGGACCAGGTCGACGAGGTAATCATGGGCGAAGCCAGGCAGAGCACCGAAAACGCCAATGTGGCCCGGGTAGCAGCCTTGGCTACCGGCATCCCGGAGGAAGTGCCGGCCTACACCATCAACCGCCTGTGCGCTTCTGCCATGCAGGCTTTAAACTGCGGCTGCCAGCAGATCATGCTGGGAGAAAGCGGGATCGTGGTGGTGGGGGGCACGGAGAACATGAGCCGCTCGCCCCATTATCTCCGGAACGGGCGTTTTGGCGATGAAGAACTGCAGCTGATCGATCCCAATATCGAAGGTGGTTCCCGGGCCCAGCCGGTGGAAACCTACGGGTCCAATCTGGGCATGGGCCAGACTGCGGAGAATGTGGCCGAGGAGTTTCACATTAGCCGGGAAGACCAGGACCTGTTCGCTTTAAGAAGCCAGGAGCTGGCTGCCAGGGCCATCGCCGAAGGGAAATTTCAAGCTGAGATCGTACCGGTCGATGTGATGGGGAAAAAGGGCAGCGTACAGTTTGCTGTGGATGAATTCCCCCGGCCCGACACTTCTTTGGTTGCCTTGGCCAAACTAAAACCGGCTTTCAAGCCGGGAGGATCGGTGACAGCGGGGAATTCCTGCGGCCGTAACGACGGGGCCTCGGCGATGGTGGTGATGTCGGGGGACAAAGTGAAATCCTTAGGGGTTAAACCCCTGGCCCGGGTCGTCGGTATCGCTGTTGCTGGGGTTTCCCCCCGGGTGATGGGTATTGGCCCGGTGCCGGCAGTGGCCAAGGTTTTGGACAAAACCGGGCTTACCTTGGCTGACATCGACCTGATCGAATTAAACGAGGCCTTTGCTGCGCAAGCCCTGGCCGTAATCAGAGAATTAAGTCTTGACCTCGAAAAAATCAATGTCAACGGTGGCGCGATAGCCTTAGGGCATCCCCTGGGCAGCACAGGCACCCGCCTAATCGTCACCCTGCTCCATGAAATGGCCAGGCGGCAAAGCCGTTATGGATTGGCTACCCTTTGCGTGGGCGGAGGCCAGGGTATGGCCACTATAGTGGAAATGGTCTAA
- a CDS encoding FadR family transcriptional regulator, producing MDLRPIKTKKIYEEIVAQIKSLINQGGLNPGDRLLPERELADKLGVARSSVREALRALELMGLVEIRSGEGAFVREASPDAVIQPLAAMLALERGTFHQIYEVRRIMECAAAYLAAERATLDEIEQMREALVQMEQDLNNNRLGEVADNQFHLAVAAATHNPFLLSLRHTIADAIHQVVQSARKKLYETPGNAKKLLDQHRAIYEAIKEGRTDDAERSMYQHLIFSEGELAKQIPARLRSK from the coding sequence GTGGATTTAAGACCGATTAAAACAAAAAAAATCTACGAAGAAATAGTCGCCCAAATTAAAAGCCTCATTAACCAGGGCGGCCTAAACCCCGGTGACCGGCTGCTTCCCGAGAGAGAATTGGCCGACAAGCTAGGAGTAGCAAGGTCCTCGGTCCGGGAAGCCTTGCGGGCATTGGAACTGATGGGATTGGTCGAGATCCGGTCGGGTGAAGGGGCCTTCGTGCGGGAAGCATCTCCCGATGCGGTGATCCAACCACTGGCTGCCATGCTGGCCCTTGAGCGGGGAACTTTCCATCAGATCTATGAAGTCAGGCGAATCATGGAGTGTGCTGCGGCTTATCTGGCTGCTGAAAGGGCTACCCTGGATGAGATAGAACAAATGCGGGAAGCCCTGGTGCAAATGGAGCAGGATCTGAATAATAACCGGCTGGGGGAAGTAGCTGACAACCAGTTCCATCTAGCTGTGGCGGCAGCTACCCATAATCCCTTTTTGCTGTCCTTAAGGCATACTATTGCCGATGCTATTCACCAGGTAGTCCAGTCGGCAAGAAAAAAACTGTATGAGACACCCGGTAACGCAAAAAAGCTCTTGGATCAGCACAGGGCAATTTACGAGGCGATCAAAGAGGGCAGGACTGATGATGCGGAAAGGTCGATGTATCAACACCTTATTTTTTCTGAGGGTGAACTGGCTAAACAAATTCCGGCCCGTTTGCGAAGCAAATAA
- a CDS encoding TAXI family TRAP transporter solute-binding subunit, whose product MAIHRKKHGLIILLVVVLMLSTVMAGCGAKTGKEAPKPEEKKVERKWVSIATASTVGAWYVVGGGIAAVITKHVPHIQANVETSGATLENLRNLQDKKVDMAFAQPDIVHRAYTGTGLYEGKKFDTIRALTSTNRSVAHFIAPKDSPIKSLKDVKGRRIGVGAPGSGTEVYAKNVLSKYGFTYDHVEEQFLSVPEQVTAMGDGNLDLSISLMPVPTGVFMEFALTKGMRLIPMDKEVVDQLVKELPGWLADTIKAGTYSGQQQDISTMSWRGIIITRADMTEEDAYQITRAIWEKRDEWKDAHAVTADMTLNTALDGIPVPLHPGAVRYYREKGMTIPAELLPPELRR is encoded by the coding sequence ATGGCAATCCATAGAAAAAAACATGGGCTGATAATTTTGCTTGTGGTGGTCTTAATGCTTTCTACGGTAATGGCGGGGTGCGGGGCTAAAACTGGGAAAGAAGCGCCCAAGCCAGAGGAGAAAAAGGTGGAGCGAAAATGGGTATCTATTGCCACTGCTTCAACGGTGGGTGCGTGGTATGTGGTAGGCGGTGGGATAGCCGCGGTAATAACAAAACATGTGCCGCACATCCAGGCAAATGTGGAAACAAGTGGGGCGACCTTGGAAAACCTGCGCAATTTGCAGGATAAAAAGGTGGATATGGCTTTTGCGCAGCCTGATATTGTTCATAGGGCATATACCGGCACAGGTTTGTACGAGGGGAAAAAATTCGATACCATACGGGCGCTGACGTCTACCAACCGATCTGTGGCCCACTTTATCGCCCCCAAAGATAGCCCAATAAAGAGCCTGAAAGATGTCAAGGGACGCAGGATAGGTGTTGGCGCTCCAGGCAGCGGCACGGAAGTTTATGCGAAAAATGTGCTTTCAAAATATGGCTTTACCTATGATCATGTCGAGGAACAGTTCCTGTCAGTGCCGGAACAGGTAACCGCGATGGGGGACGGCAATCTTGATCTGTCCATATCCCTGATGCCTGTGCCTACTGGTGTCTTTATGGAATTTGCTCTGACTAAAGGGATGAGGCTAATTCCAATGGACAAAGAGGTTGTCGATCAGCTGGTTAAAGAACTCCCCGGCTGGTTGGCCGATACTATCAAGGCAGGCACCTATTCGGGCCAGCAGCAGGACATTTCTACCATGAGTTGGCGCGGGATTATTATAACCAGGGCGGACATGACGGAAGAGGATGCCTACCAGATTACCAGAGCTATTTGGGAAAAAAGAGATGAGTGGAAGGATGCTCACGCTGTGACTGCAGATATGACTTTAAACACTGCGCTTGATGGAATACCCGTGCCCTTGCACCCTGGGGCAGTAAGGTATTACCGGGAAAAAGGGATGACGATCCCCGCTGAACTGCTTCCGCCGGAGCTGAGGAGGTAG
- a CDS encoding indolepyruvate oxidoreductase subunit beta, whose translation MLAIQGLINIVITGVGGQGNVLASQVLAHAAAGQGFQVTVGETFGASQRGGSVMSHVRLGRQACLGPLIPRGRADIVLGLEPLETLRILREYGNPETMVLMNTRPVYPLGVLRGEMQYPSLEVLVEAIRRQSRLVQTIEASHLAIEAGNPVVANMVMVGALVGSRLIPLGEGDFSPVIAAQFKGEAASLNFKAFQMGLAAARPMELGRVV comes from the coding sequence ATGTTAGCAATTCAAGGCCTGATCAATATCGTGATTACCGGCGTTGGCGGCCAGGGAAACGTGCTGGCTTCTCAGGTCCTGGCTCATGCCGCTGCCGGGCAGGGCTTTCAGGTGACGGTGGGCGAGACTTTTGGCGCTTCCCAGCGGGGGGGATCCGTTATGAGCCATGTGCGGCTGGGGCGGCAGGCTTGTCTTGGACCACTGATTCCCAGGGGCCGGGCTGATATCGTCCTGGGCTTGGAACCCCTGGAGACCTTGCGCATTTTACGGGAATACGGTAATCCGGAGACGATGGTCTTGATGAATACCCGCCCGGTATATCCGCTGGGGGTGCTCAGGGGCGAGATGCAGTATCCCTCCCTGGAAGTCCTGGTGGAAGCAATCCGCCGTCAGAGCCGGCTGGTGCAGACCATTGAGGCCTCTCACCTGGCAATAGAGGCCGGCAATCCGGTAGTGGCTAACATGGTAATGGTTGGGGCACTTGTTGGGTCCCGGTTAATTCCCTTGGGGGAAGGAGACTTTAGTCCGGTTATTGCCGCCCAGTTCAAAGGGGAAGCAGCCAGCCTCAATTTTAAAGCCTTCCAGATGGGGCTGGCAGCAGCCAGGCCAATGGAGTTAGGCCGGGTAGTTTAA
- a CDS encoding DUF1850 domain-containing protein — protein sequence MAKLGLITALIGIIGYYLWLIPAIVLVERESGKVVYRQDTRVGREFTLRFLHSYDQGWVEETYQVKDHRRFVLSAHRFQVVSYDARDQTYPGDFSLDQEGFVRITNIARYQEVIFSNLLVRVASIVPQYLETEGSSIALGELVPGGYLLVLKIVPIPRILKIYDLRP from the coding sequence TTGGCAAAACTAGGACTGATCACGGCTTTGATCGGGATCATCGGATATTATCTCTGGCTAATCCCTGCGATAGTTCTGGTTGAGAGGGAGTCGGGGAAGGTTGTCTACCGGCAGGACACACGAGTTGGGCGGGAATTTACGCTTCGTTTCCTCCATTCTTATGATCAGGGATGGGTTGAGGAGACTTATCAAGTTAAGGATCACCGGAGGTTTGTTTTATCCGCCCATCGTTTTCAGGTAGTTAGCTATGATGCCAGAGACCAGACATATCCGGGTGATTTTAGCCTCGATCAGGAGGGTTTTGTCCGGATAACTAATATCGCCAGGTACCAGGAAGTTATATTTTCCAACCTTCTGGTCAGGGTAGCCTCCATCGTTCCGCAGTACCTGGAGACGGAAGGGTCCAGCATAGCCTTGGGGGAACTGGTACCGGGAGGATACCTGCTTGTGCTAAAAATTGTGCCGATTCCCCGGATTTTAAAGATCTACGATCTGCGGCCATAG
- a CDS encoding Coenzyme F420 hydrogenase/dehydrogenase, beta subunit C-terminal domain translates to MPRGVRELQAEVLDRNLCAGCGMCVGMCPYLKTIEEKVAVIHPCGLEEGNCYLVCPRGLIDLDQLDCQVFGEKRRDPALGHHLALSFSRAVDREIASKSQYGGTVSALNIFALEQGYVDAVVCAQGKGAGFPVPMVARSREEVLACGRSKYSACPTLMNFHQAVREGSRRTGVVGRPCQVIAVRKLQGLTAGNQAPHLPQGNPSLVIGLFCFWALSPQFYPWLAGQVDPEQVTGMDIPQEGLEIETASGIVRWPVDQVRPLIRPACLQCFDCTAEFADISVGSTEWDLDWNTLVVRTQQGAKLVEEAKRAGVLEVKPYPSEREPLLRRAALNKKLRVLQGMEKGEITYLSMSDSYQKQVRSLGVQVE, encoded by the coding sequence ATGCCAAGGGGAGTACGGGAATTGCAGGCGGAAGTGCTGGATCGGAACCTGTGCGCCGGGTGCGGGATGTGTGTGGGTATGTGTCCGTACCTTAAAACCATTGAGGAGAAGGTGGCGGTAATCCACCCCTGCGGGTTGGAAGAAGGAAATTGCTACCTGGTCTGTCCCCGTGGCCTGATCGATTTAGACCAGCTTGACTGCCAGGTCTTTGGCGAGAAGCGGCGAGACCCGGCCCTAGGCCATCATCTGGCTTTGTCTTTTTCCCGGGCGGTGGACAGGGAGATCGCCAGTAAAAGCCAGTATGGCGGAACAGTGAGTGCCTTAAATATTTTTGCCTTGGAGCAGGGGTATGTGGATGCAGTTGTTTGCGCGCAGGGAAAGGGGGCCGGCTTCCCTGTCCCCATGGTTGCCCGTTCCAGGGAAGAAGTGCTGGCCTGCGGCAGGTCAAAATACTCGGCCTGCCCCACATTAATGAACTTTCACCAAGCAGTGAGAGAGGGCAGCCGGCGAACGGGAGTAGTTGGCCGGCCGTGCCAGGTTATCGCTGTCCGCAAATTACAAGGCCTAACTGCTGGAAACCAGGCGCCACACCTGCCTCAGGGCAATCCATCCCTGGTCATCGGTCTTTTTTGCTTTTGGGCCTTGTCACCTCAGTTCTACCCCTGGCTTGCCGGCCAGGTTGATCCTGAGCAGGTAACCGGGATGGATATCCCCCAGGAAGGATTGGAGATTGAGACTGCAAGCGGAATAGTCCGCTGGCCGGTAGACCAGGTGCGGCCCTTAATCAGGCCGGCATGTCTGCAGTGCTTTGACTGTACCGCTGAGTTTGCCGATATTTCCGTGGGCTCAACAGAATGGGACCTTGACTGGAATACCCTGGTAGTGCGCACCCAGCAGGGAGCTAAACTGGTAGAAGAGGCTAAGCGGGCCGGAGTGCTGGAGGTTAAGCCATACCCATCGGAGCGTGAGCCACTCTTGCGCCGGGCGGCCCTGAACAAAAAACTGCGGGTGCTGCAGGGCATGGAAAAAGGAGAAATCACATATCTTTCGATGTCGGATTCCTATCAAAAGCAAGTCAGATCTCTGGGGGTGCAGGTAGAATGA
- a CDS encoding TRAP transporter permease codes for MFAGIGLASVIAWAMGLFHIYTAGFGLLTAMLQRGVHLTFALVLIFMLYPFKPNWRWGRVLDALFVGLALLVGFYMAIYASPAKLTERALVGLSPLDLAIGALLVLLLLEATRRVCGNGLVILALVFICYAYFGRDLPSLLAHRGYGPVQIIEQVAFTTEGIYGIPLGVSATFIILFILFGAFLEKSGAGEFFVNMAYAIAGKSRSGPAMTAVLSSSLMGTISGSAAANVVTTGTFTIPLMKRVGYHPTVAGAIEAVASTGGQILPPVMGAAAFIMAEILGIAYGQVVIAAILPAVLYFVSVGLMVHLEAVKAGMKGMPKEQLPVLWVVLKQGFFYLIPLITIIYTLVVLFYSPTRAALLAIIVTVVVSYFSRQSRMTLRRILDALESGAKASLVVVAACATAGIIIGIVTMTGLGLRFSSLIVTASGGHLLLALLLTAVACLVLGMGLPTSAAYIITATLGAPVLVQLGLTPIAAHLFVLYYACISAITPPVAIAAYAASGLAQSPPIQTGFYATKFGIIAFVVPFMFAYGPELLLIGEPLAVIRAIVTALLGVWLLVGGVQGYVFRRINVLQRVVLLGGALFLIETGEFTDLIGLLLGLLVVVPQLFPNKSRSSGIPQY; via the coding sequence TTGTTTGCCGGCATAGGTTTAGCGAGTGTTATTGCTTGGGCAATGGGGCTATTCCACATTTATACCGCTGGATTTGGTTTGTTGACAGCCATGCTGCAAAGAGGTGTGCATCTGACCTTTGCCCTGGTCCTGATATTCATGCTCTATCCCTTTAAACCAAATTGGCGGTGGGGAAGGGTTTTGGATGCGTTGTTTGTGGGCTTGGCCCTGCTGGTGGGTTTTTACATGGCAATCTATGCTTCCCCCGCAAAGCTAACTGAGAGAGCATTGGTAGGGCTAAGCCCTTTGGATCTGGCCATCGGCGCCCTCTTAGTGCTGTTGCTGTTAGAGGCAACCAGGCGGGTTTGTGGTAACGGACTGGTCATCCTGGCCCTTGTATTTATCTGCTATGCCTATTTTGGCCGCGACCTGCCTTCATTGCTGGCTCACCGGGGTTATGGGCCTGTCCAAATTATCGAACAAGTGGCATTTACTACCGAAGGGATCTATGGTATTCCCTTGGGGGTATCGGCAACCTTCATCATTTTATTTATTTTATTCGGAGCCTTTCTGGAGAAATCTGGCGCAGGGGAGTTTTTTGTCAACATGGCTTATGCCATAGCCGGCAAGAGCAGGAGCGGGCCAGCCATGACTGCCGTATTATCCAGTTCCTTGATGGGAACCATCTCCGGTTCTGCGGCCGCCAATGTAGTTACAACCGGCACTTTTACCATTCCGCTGATGAAACGGGTGGGATACCATCCAACGGTGGCCGGGGCTATTGAGGCCGTAGCCTCCACCGGGGGCCAGATTTTGCCGCCGGTGATGGGTGCCGCTGCTTTTATCATGGCGGAAATACTGGGGATTGCCTATGGGCAGGTGGTCATTGCCGCCATCCTGCCGGCCGTGCTCTATTTTGTTTCTGTGGGCTTAATGGTGCACCTGGAAGCGGTGAAGGCGGGCATGAAGGGCATGCCTAAAGAACAGCTGCCCGTGCTGTGGGTAGTGCTTAAGCAGGGCTTTTTTTACCTGATCCCACTAATTACCATTATCTACACCCTGGTAGTCCTCTTTTATTCGCCTACCAGGGCAGCTCTCTTGGCTATTATAGTTACAGTAGTGGTCAGTTATTTCAGCCGGCAAAGCAGGATGACCTTGCGGCGCATCCTGGATGCCCTGGAGTCCGGAGCCAAGGCCAGTTTGGTGGTGGTTGCGGCTTGTGCGACAGCTGGCATCATCATCGGGATCGTCACCATGACCGGTTTGGGCTTGCGTTTTTCCAGTTTGATTGTAACCGCATCCGGGGGGCACTTGTTGTTGGCTCTCCTGTTGACTGCAGTAGCTTGTTTGGTTTTGGGGATGGGTTTGCCGACCTCAGCCGCCTACATCATCACTGCCACCTTAGGAGCGCCGGTGCTGGTCCAGCTGGGGCTGACACCAATTGCTGCCCATCTGTTTGTGTTGTACTACGCCTGCATTTCAGCCATTACCCCTCCTGTTGCCATAGCGGCCTATGCCGCATCTGGGCTGGCCCAGTCGCCCCCAATCCAGACAGGCTTTTATGCCACCAAGTTCGGCATAATTGCTTTCGTGGTGCCCTTTATGTTTGCCTACGGGCCAGAGTTGTTGTTGATCGGGGAGCCGCTGGCGGTGATCAGAGCCATCGTTACGGCCCTATTGGGGGTCTGGCTGCTGGTTGGAGGGGTGCAGGGGTATGTTTTCCGGCGGATTAACGTGTTGCAAAGGGTAGTGTTGCTGGGAGGAGCCCTTTTCTTAATTGAGACAGGCGAATTTACCGATTTAATAGGCCTGTTGCTTGGCCTGCTGGTGGTGGTCCCCCAGTTGTTCCCCAACAAGAGCAGGAGCTCAGGCATCCCGCAATACTGA
- a CDS encoding 4Fe-4S binding protein encodes MRETAVGLRESGRSVVLTGNEAAARGAIEAGVRFAASYPGSPTAEVIEVLAKVAGEFGLYAEWSINEKVATEAAAAASFAGLRSISVMKPDGMNVALDFLTSVSLSGCKGGMVILLGDDPAAHSSIKEEDSRYLARVSHLPVMEPASPQEAKEMVKTAFQLSEELRLPIIVRNVTRVCHASGNVILGDLPGPGPVARIGRTEKFLTTPQAHPELERKLARAAAWAEKSPYNHYEGPLEAEIVVITAGPGYFYTKEALEMLGLSDRIGLLKLGMTWPLPEGLILKHLKNAAKAVFCEEVEPFIEELVTSLMAYHRDSLPVQEIFGKKNGRVAGDKGPGIGEMDVDIMLQVLSWVAGIVYQTRPDEYHRLAAEDLPAALPERDRAFCAGCPHRASLWAIKTSLQLDAREGLVLGDIGCYAIGRGKTGHFLLHTLHSMGSGAGLACGFGKLGQFMYSQPTISVVGDSTFYHAVVPALINARRSRADFLSIVLDNETTAMTGHQPHPGSAIDVFGHPAPRLSIEEVVQGVGLPVYVQDPFEVESTTNLVYRLLQEPGAKVLILRRACALVAAKEKLQPRVYVDQERCVAESCGCARFCNRIYSCPANIWDEAAGKARIDAAICNGCGVCASLCPRQAIMVERGV; translated from the coding sequence ATGAGAGAGACGGCAGTGGGTTTAAGGGAATCCGGGCGCTCTGTGGTGCTGACAGGAAATGAGGCGGCGGCCAGAGGTGCCATCGAGGCCGGAGTCCGGTTTGCTGCTTCCTACCCGGGGTCGCCCACGGCAGAAGTGATCGAGGTATTGGCAAAGGTAGCCGGGGAATTTGGGCTGTACGCCGAATGGTCCATCAATGAAAAGGTGGCTACCGAGGCAGCGGCGGCGGCTTCCTTTGCCGGGCTGCGCTCTATCAGTGTGATGAAGCCTGACGGCATGAACGTAGCGCTGGATTTTCTCACCAGCGTCTCTCTTTCCGGCTGCAAGGGAGGAATGGTGATCCTGCTCGGGGATGACCCTGCTGCTCATTCTAGCATCAAGGAAGAGGATTCCCGGTATCTGGCCAGGGTTTCGCACCTGCCGGTGATGGAGCCAGCCAGCCCCCAGGAGGCCAAGGAGATGGTGAAAACAGCCTTTCAATTGTCGGAAGAATTAAGATTGCCAATTATCGTGAGGAATGTAACGCGGGTTTGCCACGCCAGTGGTAATGTGATTCTCGGCGATCTTCCCGGCCCAGGGCCGGTTGCCCGCATTGGGAGGACGGAGAAATTTCTGACCACGCCCCAGGCCCATCCTGAATTAGAAAGGAAGCTGGCACGGGCGGCCGCCTGGGCGGAAAAGAGCCCCTATAACCACTATGAAGGGCCTTTGGAGGCGGAAATAGTGGTGATCACGGCAGGGCCGGGCTATTTTTACACTAAAGAGGCACTAGAGATGCTTGGCCTTTCGGACAGGATTGGTCTGCTCAAACTGGGAATGACCTGGCCTCTGCCTGAGGGGTTGATCTTAAAGCACCTTAAGAATGCTGCAAAGGCGGTTTTTTGCGAGGAAGTAGAACCCTTCATCGAGGAATTGGTCACCAGCCTGATGGCCTACCACCGGGACAGCTTGCCGGTGCAGGAGATCTTCGGCAAAAAGAACGGCCGGGTGGCTGGGGACAAAGGTCCCGGCATCGGGGAAATGGACGTGGACATCATGCTCCAGGTGCTCAGCTGGGTTGCCGGTATAGTCTATCAGACAAGGCCGGATGAGTATCATCGTTTAGCCGCGGAGGATTTGCCTGCTGCCCTACCGGAAAGGGACCGGGCCTTCTGTGCCGGGTGCCCGCACCGGGCCTCCCTTTGGGCGATCAAGACCTCCCTGCAACTTGATGCCCGGGAAGGGTTAGTGTTGGGGGATATCGGCTGTTATGCCATCGGCAGGGGCAAGACCGGCCATTTCTTGCTGCATACCCTCCACTCCATGGGATCCGGCGCAGGCCTGGCCTGCGGTTTCGGGAAGCTAGGCCAGTTCATGTATAGCCAGCCTACCATCTCGGTAGTCGGGGACTCTACCTTTTATCATGCTGTGGTGCCGGCCCTGATCAATGCCAGGCGTAGCCGAGCGGATTTCCTCAGTATTGTGTTGGACAATGAAACCACGGCCATGACTGGCCACCAGCCCCATCCGGGGTCTGCCATCGATGTTTTCGGTCATCCGGCACCCAGGTTAAGTATTGAAGAGGTGGTGCAAGGGGTGGGGCTGCCGGTGTATGTGCAAGACCCTTTTGAGGTGGAATCAACCACCAACCTGGTTTACCGCCTGCTACAGGAGCCGGGAGCCAAAGTCCTGATCCTGCGCCGGGCATGTGCCCTGGTGGCAGCCAAGGAAAAGCTGCAGCCCAGGGTGTATGTGGATCAGGAACGCTGCGTTGCCGAATCTTGTGGCTGTGCCCGTTTTTGTAACCGGATATACTCCTGCCCTGCCAATATCTGGGACGAGGCCGCCGGCAAGGCCCGGATCGATGCCGCGATATGCAACGGCTGCGGTGTCTGCGCGTCTCTTTGTCCCCGGCAGGCGATCATGGTGGAGAGGGGGGTATGA
- a CDS encoding aromatic ring hydroxylase, protein MRTFEEYLTKLRGMRPNVYLGGKLVPRDDPQFMPGIHTIGLTYNLVQEPEFAGLLITTSHLTGEKINRFNHIHQNTDDLLQKQKLTRLLCHRAGRCIQRCMGIDAMSALSVVTKDADLEHGTSYHERFLKFLHYFQAGDLVANCAQTDVKGDRGLRPFEQKDPDQYLRVVGKRADGIVVRGAKAHNTIAPYTDEIIAVPTRAMTKDDGDYAVAFSIPADAEGLYLISVAHNQRKRKKFHAPIENTGAAHSITVFDDVFVPWERVFLCGETKQAGQLAALFATYHRHSYSGCKPAMTDILLGATALVAEYNGIEKASHVRDKLAEMITVAELVYAAGIAASVCGRKTASGTCVPDVVYTNVARYHAGVNIYHEFEVLADIAGGLAATLPQEEDFINPKTKGFLDKYIMRKADVPPEKVHRCYRLIENLIASAPGAASQISGIHGGGSPIMEKIAIRAMYDLEAKKKIAKYLAGIAD, encoded by the coding sequence ATGCGGACCTTTGAAGAGTATTTGACCAAGCTGCGGGGGATGCGTCCCAATGTTTACCTGGGGGGAAAACTGGTTCCCCGGGACGACCCCCAGTTCATGCCCGGCATCCATACTATCGGCCTGACCTATAACCTGGTGCAGGAGCCGGAATTTGCAGGCCTTTTAATCACTACTTCTCACCTAACAGGAGAGAAAATCAACCGTTTTAACCACATCCATCAGAACACTGATGATCTTTTGCAGAAGCAAAAATTGACCCGCCTCTTGTGTCACAGGGCTGGCCGCTGTATCCAGCGTTGCATGGGGATTGACGCCATGAGCGCCCTCTCGGTGGTGACCAAAGACGCCGATCTGGAACACGGTACTAGCTACCATGAGCGCTTTTTAAAATTCCTGCACTATTTTCAAGCCGGGGACTTGGTTGCCAACTGTGCTCAGACCGATGTCAAGGGTGATCGCGGCTTGCGTCCCTTCGAGCAAAAGGACCCGGACCAGTACTTAAGGGTAGTGGGAAAGCGGGCCGACGGGATTGTGGTCCGGGGGGCGAAGGCTCATAATACCATTGCGCCTTATACGGACGAGATCATTGCTGTCCCCACCAGGGCGATGACCAAGGACGACGGGGATTATGCGGTTGCCTTTTCGATCCCGGCAGATGCCGAGGGGCTCTATCTGATCAGCGTGGCCCATAACCAGCGCAAACGAAAAAAATTTCATGCCCCGATTGAAAACACCGGCGCTGCCCACTCCATTACTGTTTTCGATGACGTTTTCGTGCCCTGGGAACGGGTCTTCCTCTGCGGGGAGACCAAGCAGGCCGGGCAACTGGCGGCTCTGTTCGCTACCTACCACCGCCACAGCTATTCCGGGTGCAAACCGGCGATGACCGACATCCTGCTGGGGGCCACAGCCCTGGTAGCAGAGTATAACGGCATCGAAAAGGCTTCCCATGTGCGGGATAAACTGGCCGAGATGATCACTGTTGCCGAACTGGTCTATGCCGCAGGGATCGCGGCCTCGGTCTGCGGGCGGAAAACGGCCTCCGGCACCTGTGTCCCGGATGTGGTCTATACCAATGTGGCCCGCTATCATGCCGGAGTTAATATCTACCATGAGTTTGAAGTCCTGGCCGACATCGCCGGGGGCCTTGCCGCCACCTTGCCCCAGGAAGAGGACTTTATTAACCCAAAAACCAAGGGGTTTTTAGATAAATACATCATGCGCAAGGCTGACGTACCGCCGGAAAAGGTGCATCGATGCTACCGGCTGATTGAAAACCTGATTGCCTCGGCGCCGGGGGCGGCATCGCAAATCAGCGGCATCCACGGTGGCGGCTCGCCCATCATGGAAAAGATCGCCATCAGGGCCATGTATGACCTGGAGGCCAAGAAAAAAATTGCCAAATACCTTGCAGGTATAGCAGATTAA